A genomic region of Pseudorca crassidens isolate mPseCra1 chromosome 10, mPseCra1.hap1, whole genome shotgun sequence contains the following coding sequences:
- the SNRPC gene encoding U1 small nuclear ribonucleoprotein C has product MPKFYCDYCDTYLTHDSPSVRKTHCSGRKHKENVKDYYQKWMEEQAQSLIDKTTAAFQQGKIPPTPFSAPPPAGAMIPPPPSLPGPPRPGMMPAPHMGGPPMMPMMGPPPPGMMPVGPAPGMRPPMGGHMPMMPGPPMMRPPARPMMVPTRPGMTRPDR; this is encoded by the exons ATGCCTAA gTTTTATTGTGACTACTGCGATACATACCTCACCCATGACTCT CCATCTGTGAGAAAGACACACTGCAGTGGTAGGAAACACAAAGAGAATGTGAAAGACTACTATCAGAAATGGATGGAAGAGCAGGCTCAGAGCCTGATTGACAAAACAA CTGCTGCATTCCAACAAGGAAAGATACCTCCTACTCCAttctctgcccctcctcctgcagGGGCAATGATTCCACCTCCCCCCAGTCTCC CGGGTCCTCCTCGCCCTGGGATGATGCCAGCACCCCACATGGGGGGCCCTCCTATGATGCCAATGATGggccctcctcctcctgggaTGATGCCAGTGGGACCTG CTCCTGGAATGAGGCCACCTATGGGAGGCCACATGCCAATGATGCCTGGGCCCCCAATGATGAGACCTCCTGCCCGTCCCATGATGGTGCCCACCCGGCCAGGAATGACTCGACCAGACAGATAA